The following nucleotide sequence is from Salvia splendens isolate huo1 chromosome 2, SspV2, whole genome shotgun sequence.
GCAAGTCAATAACAGAACAAAAGAGCTCAACTCGATAATAGTGgagattcttcattttctcagcTCTACGTCTTCCTTTTTTTCGAGCTACAAACTCATCTTCCATGTCAAGCACATCCAGTTCATATTTGCTACAAAACTTAGAAACATCAGCAAGCAATACATCCCAATCTTTTTCCCTCATTATTTGCAGACGTGATTTTGCTACCTTGACAAGATTCATATCATTAACAATGTCTTGATCTTTCTTTTGTAGCACTTGGGAGAGTTCATGTGTGATTCCCAAGATTTGCTTCATAAGATGTAACACAAAGACAAACTcaaaactatttataatttctaGCACATCATCAGCTTCAGCCCTTATTGAATCGTCATGACCATTCTCCTCAACATACTCAAGAACATCAACAATAGAAGAATATAAATGTATCAAGTTGACAAGAGTACCGTAATGTGAACTCCAACGAGTATCTCCAGGTCGCTTCAATGACATTTCTTGATTTAGTCCTCTTCCTGTGCTTATTTCATCACTTGCAATCTCTTTAATAATATTCTCTCTCTGTTTCTCTCGAAGTATATCTCTGCGCTTACAAGAACCTCCAACAGTATTACACAAACGAGAGATAGAATTATAAAAAGATTCgacaattttatgttttttagcAACAGCAACAATCGTGAGCTGAAGCTGATGAGCAAAGCAATGTACGTTTTCGATTTCCATCTACTGTAGGACGAAAATCATGATTACGTGGTTGACACGGACCTTTAAGTAAGTAAGCTCTGCGAACTTGTTCTATTAAATTTGGTGGATAACTCATTATATCAGGTCGTTCTCCTGGATCACTTGGaagattctctaaatcaaccttacttttatcttcattcgataattcttgaggttgaagaagtgaaggttcaactgatgaagaatcaACGGAAGAAAGTTTCTTGAAATAACGAGCCATATACCTACAAAAATAGTCAACACTGattaagttcaaaatatttgatattttctgtatgcaaaactattaacacacacatcaaataaagaattggagttataaaattccaactacagaACCACCGTAGTCCGTAGCCATTGAATTACATAAGCTATCTTCTTTCTCcccctttgaattattattgcagccaaacaaaaaaacaacctatgtagaaaaattaattgaattatatttgagttttgaatagacctagttctagtttaccagatttCAGACGTGGAACGACAGAATGAATAAGCTAAATTCAGACTTGGATTGGAacggcagaatgaatacgctaaattaagaggcacgattcatatatattttgctaaaacctatctctaatattatatttattataaattataattagtgtgaaattactaaaatacccctaagTTTTTTAAGAATTAGTGGGGGGACCATGGCCCCCTGGCCCCACCCTCCCTCCGCCCCTGTCCACAAGGATCCTCACAACTCGAAGCGGTAAATCGTGAGTTCATGTCGATTTATGTACTAAAGAAAATCGTGTGATTAGTAGTATAAATATGGCATATTAACTTCATAAGTCATAACCTTTTGAATTTAACCCAATAAATAGGTGTTGTGTTATACAGTAATTGAAAAGGTGAGGGTAATACTACTGCTCTTCAAAGATTGTCTATTACTGAAAAGAACACAGAACAGGTTTCAGTATTATTAGATTGAGAAAATGAAACAATATAAACAGAAAATCATTCTCTAAAGATTACTTccttttaatttatattgtttcCACAAAATTCCgaatatatttttcattattaaatGTCATCTCTATCATACAGATGCATTATTAATAGAGTGACAATAACATAATCTTTTTTGGCTGCCCACTTTTTATGTCGATATTGGCGTTCCACTCTATATACACAGTAGGCCAGCTCATTTAGACGTCGACTTCATCTCATTTTCCCTATTTCTGACtaatcacaattatttaattaatttctttcttCAAGTGAGACACGACAAGAGTCTGCTCGAAACTTTGAGGCTGCTGGTGCTTGACCCTGGCTCTTAAATAAGCAGGCATATCATACTTTACACAACCAAAGTCGATACATCTTGTCTTGTGTGATGAGATTTGCGTGTGCTTTTTTTGCATACACAGATATTGCTGTCTGATGCCTAACACAATGTTTCATTCATATAATTATACTTGCGTATGCTAGTTTAACTTGTATATCATAATCCAATGAAGCCCACAAACAGCTAATATGATTCCACTCATGAACTAAACAAGAAAGAGAAATGGACGCGTAAAACGAATCTGATATATGAATAAGTAGAAACTTGCATCGTCACGAAATCGAATACAATAAACTAGAGTACATACATCTCTATTGTGCCAAAAAAAATCTATGATTAAAATCACGAGTATGATATTTATTGTGTGTTTATATGGATGAATTTCCTAACCAATCGAAAAAGTATTGTGTATCCCTGTCTAAAAATTCCTACTCTCCAAGGCTGTCCTCTGCACAATCTTTTTTTCCATTCCATAGCATAAGCCTCCTTTAGCAGCATCACCTGCACAAAAAAGAGGGTAACTTAGTTCTGTTTCAAGGATTAATGTGGAAAGCCTATCAAGCAATTATCAGCTTTCACACATCTTAAGCAGTAGTAGTAAACAAAGCCAATCAAGGAGCAAAGACGGCAGCGACGCGTTCAAACAGGCGCcgtttttttctttatattgtCAATAAAAAgtcatacatacatacatacatgttTAGGCAGAATTTCTTATCTTATCATATCCTGATGTCAAACAAAACACCACTGAAAACGACTTAATCATGATTTCAATAGCCGCCAAGGCAGGATTTGTTTTTGCTTTGAAGCAAACAACTTGTTGGCGGCATACCGCCTTTGAATATTGACGAGTGATATTGGAAATGTGACGATGGATGTGTAAAACGTTTTTGTACTACATAATGGTTTCATCAAATTAGTTTTACTTTTTCAACTAGATGGCAGACCAATATGGAATTGGAAACAGTTCTGACCTGGAACGTTTTCCCTCTAAAGGAAATGGTGAAGAAAAAGTGTTGTCTGTAAACTCCCTCTTCCGCTACAACAAACATATAGTAACTATCAATAACGAAAGAATGCCACTTGACAACATCCCAACCTGAAATAGGCAAACAACAAAATAGATTAGCCAAAAGAAACGAAAACTTGTTTAAAAATCTAATCTCTCATATCCTTACATTTTTGGCAGAAGCTGAGTAATCCATACGGGGAACAATACCCTGCAGCCCAATGTTGTAAACAGGAGAGCCATCAGGGTAATACAAGCCGTAGTTCCTCTCAGAGACCGGGCCGGGCTTCATATTCTCATTAAAAAGCGCGAAAAAGAAGACATCAATGGCCACTTGAGGCTTCGCCGGAGTCCCCTGCCTCTGCTCTATCCTACTAAGCAGATTCCCATTGTACAATCTCGCATTctccggcgtcgccccgaaCTCATTCGGATCACCTTTGGAAGGCCATCCCGTTTCGGAAACCTTTACTTGGATGTCGGTATGTCCTAGCGCTTTAATAGCCGCGTAAACAGCGTCAATCTGCGCGTAGAGCATGTTGTCGTAGTGTAAATTGGTGTTTGGATCGATGGTGCCGGGATTGGGCTGGAAGAGGGCGTAGTCGAGGAGGACCTGGCCGTTGCTGTCCTTGTAAGCGAAGAAGGGGTAGACATTGATGAGGAAGGGGGAGTTGGTCTGCTTGTGGAAGGCGAGGATCCCCTGCATATACTCGGCGAGATCGGGGCGGAAGGCGCTGGCGGAGGGGGGGAAGGAGTTGGCGAGGATGTTGAAGGAGTGGGCGGTGGTGACGTAGATGTCCTTGGTGAGGCCGAGGGTGCGGAGGGCGGCGGAGACGGTCTGCATTGCCGGGAGGAGGTAGGATTTGAGCTGGGTGTCGTTGCCCATGAGGACTTCGTTGCCGACGGTGATGCAGGTGATTTTGGTCTGGGAGATGTAGGGCTGGACGTGCTGCTGGATCCAGGATTGGGCCTGGATTGGATCGGTCATCTTCTGGAGGTACTCGTTGCCTAATCCGATCACGAATTCGACGCCGGAGTTGGCGAAGGCGGAGAGGACGATCGGATCGGCGTCGTAGAGCTTTACTTTGGTGATGTTGACGGATCGGAGGAGAGACGCCACTCGCGACGGCGACGGAAGGTTGTTCGCAATCTGGCCGTAGTTGATCCCTACTCCTAAGCTCTCGCTCTTCGTCAATGAATCTGtgaatatatatacaaattacttgattaattaattaacattgtagctCAAACAAGAAAGGGGATCATAAAGGTAGAAGAAATTAAAACCTGAAAAGataaggaagaggaggaggaggaggagagggaTGGCCATTGCAAGTTGAGAAACTCTGATAAATCTCAGCCACGGCACTACTGCTTTATCGCTTCATTTCTGTGtatatataagtatatatgTAGATGTAGGCGCACACGTTTTTCtgcatttaaatatataaaatatttacgTGTGGGTACAGTTACAAATATGAGTTGGCTGTGTATAGGTGTATCTGCATTTGGAATGTAGAAGGAAGGCGCAGTATTATTCTATTAGGGCTTTTCTGGTGAAGATTTTATTAgtgcttttcttttcttttctggtaTCTTCACCTCTTCAGTTTTCATCTTTTACCTCAAATGAAACTGCATAGTTGATAGTTGGGAAGGTTAATTTTGACCGTAGTTGACAGTTTCCAAAAATATATCTTATCATCGCTCCACCTTTtgtacatatatttattttaaaataaacggagtaaagagaaacaaaaaaaataaaatcctgTTGATGTCTCCCaagatttttattttgtattgtgGCCGTCTTGATCGCGGTCCCGGAACTCCTCAGCCGCCGCCCAGGGTCACGAGTCTAATTAAGGCGCTGTGGCAACTGGTCGTCCAAGGCCGGATAAAGTTAAACAGCGGACGACTGAAAAAGGAGAGACAGCTTCATTAGTAGTACAAATTGTAGTCCAATTAATTTCTTTCTTTACTTTCAATTAATTTACTTCCCTAGTTTCTTTTGGAGTATTTTTGGATTGGGATTCTGAATTTCTAATTTAAATTGGTCCAAGTTTACTCGGAACCAGAAACCTTACGCTATGACTcctactttttttcatttctcctCTCACCTCTCTCTAATTTATTTAGCACATTAATATTGAGAAATTTCTttaaattgatattttatttttaagggtagactaaaaaggaaagagttttAAATTTTAGAGGACAGAGGAAGTAGTATCAATGTTTAGAGATGTttggtgatatttttaaagaataaGGACCACATGATATTAGTGCAGTATATAGTAAATAAAAATGTAATTATCTCtcatttttataattgaattatgTATATCATTACAATGTATTAGTAACATCAATACGCTAATGTCTATTTTAGACTAAGCTCTTACTATTTTGTTCTAGAATAGTACTTTTCAAATGGTCTCACGTTAATAGAGTTGGAATAACCTATTACTTTCAATTTTACTTATTCGACGTGGGACATGGTTTACACTTTGCATCCAATAAAACTTTCGTCAAACAAAGATCACGTAGACTATATAACATAAGTCAAGGACTAGCACAGATCTTGATTGAGTTCGCATATGAATATCGAAAACACAGGCAACATGCAAAAAACACAGGAAACATGCAAAACAATTAGGAgcttcttggtatgatggaatagAATGAGGAGGGAAtggaatggagatgagaatagAATGGGGATGAGAATGGAATGGAATCCTCATTACATTCACGTGCTTGGTGAATGCAAGgaatacaaataaaatagtgTTGTTATTCCTTGATTTATTCCATTCCTATGCTTGTAACACAAATAATATaggaatggaatgaaatgaaatatgaataattaatatgttgattctatcaaaaaaaatatttattcaaaaatatttttgtcaaATACTTTGGATTATATTATATTGTACTATATACGTTAATGAGGGTGTGCATATGTggtgtatgtatgtgtgaataTATGTGCCGGGgtgtgtgtatattttgtggTGTGGTGCGTGTACATGTGTGGTGGtggtgtgtgtttgtgtatgtgtatttggtgttgtgtgtgtgtttacatgtgtggtgtgtgtgttgtgtggtGCTATGTGTGTTACTGTATGTGAATGTGGGTGGGTATGTGTGAATGTGTGGGGGTGTGTGCTTTGCTGTGTGTGGGGGAGGGTTGTGTgcgtgaaatgaaatggaatAGTCATTACTTAGCTAAAGCCTAAATAGATGGAATGACTATTCCCatatggaatggaatggaatgattTGAAATGGAATGATCATTCCTAAGAGAAAAATATACCAAGCTAAGGATTGGAATGGAGGTAGGATTGTCATTCCCTTCCATGGTTCAATTCTTCCATACCAAATAGAGCCTCTAAGTTGAATAAAAGTTTGTTTTTTCAAACAATGCAAAAcaatgtaaaattaaatgaaagtgTGTTTTAATCCAAACAATAAAACACCATTAGTTGTAATCtaacaataaaagaaaaaaacttttatCCAGTGGGTCCAATTTATACTGAATatgtatttatatttcaaaattaaaatttcttaAAGAGTATCAATGTTTGGGGTGTATGATTATGAAGGTAGGTGGTAGTAATAACAAGTAGGACAAGATCAATAGATTAATGGGTGACCTCTTGTCCTTGTTGAACTAGAGAGGTAGCTCTCAATTATTAATTTGACAaacaataaaagaaataaatgatgGATGCTTTTCACCTAAGAAACTTGGACATGATGCATGCCGCATTACAATCAACcccttatttcattttcattcttcCTTTTATCAATCTGAGTTTTAACCACTTGCTTAAAACTGCATTCATCCAGTTGCTTTATAAAATGCTAGTACAAATTTTGGGCTAAATTTTCTGCACTGTGTGTATAATATATTCATTTCATAAtatgtttttaattaattaaggagtgagagagagaagcgGTCAATTTTTTAGTTTGTATTTATAGTAATTGCAATTTTCTATGTATACATTGTTTTTCAAATAGTTAATAGTTTAACTAAAAGATCAGAGTTAATTAGTAGTACTTTCTACTCTATGTCGAACTATTTTAAGACAATAATTTTAACTAATACTCCTACAATATACGATGACTAATTCTTCAAGCAAATTATGTAAACAGTGCATGTCTTCATctcaaagaaaaaataagaagTTAATAAGTATATTTACCAATACGAGAGAAGCGAATTAGACTTGCCATCCATTTTTTGTCCCATTTTTACCACTTTCGTTTTTGTCTTATTATCAAGAATTTATGTATCAATTAGGGTGTATAAATAGTTTTTTCAGAATTTATAGTcactttttagtttttattatataaaattattataattgttAAGTTAAAAAATATGGTATATAATTTCAATTctattgttttcaaatatatactaGTCCATTTGTTCCACATTAACATAGTCATACTTTTATAATTTGAgatttttcatcattatttatatttttggcaAAATTTAATACATTCAATTTATGTAACTTCTTATTTTCTTCTTATTGTTTTATGTTCTCTTCACTTTATTTATTGTATGCTCTTTTCACTTTATTCTCCTTGCTTAATACACtgaatactactagtaattcatacttttaatttatatttttttttcgttccATCTTAGTTGAGATGCATTATTTTTCAAGAATAGAAATTAAGAAATGGGTGTTTAGAGGtgaaaaagaaaggaaataaaattaatatatagagagagaaaaagtaaaatagaaaagtaaataaatttttttttgtccaaAAAATGAACACTATTGCATTTAGCTGAAGAAGGGAACACTTTTAGTACTTCATACGTCcaccattaaatgtctcatttttcttttttcactgttcatcaacaaatatctcatttcacttgTATTATTTTAGCAAGTGGACTTTGTAgtccactaactcattattaCTTGTATATTAAtacaattaatatataaaattagaagTCATGTTTCAactttctattataaaattaaataattttttaaaatttaaaccaATAAAAATGGAGTACTTATTACCCGACAGAGGACGtatataacataaaaaatagttgaatCCCATTAGTGTAATAAAAAATCTTATCCACAAAATGAGGAGAGAAATGACTGCTGAGTGCTGATATTGATTCTCATTTGACTTGAAGTGCAAACGTTCCCTTCAACTTCAAGTATATTCCTCTATATGGCGGCTGTTATTAACTTTCCGAAAAAATTGAACCTAATCTAGATATTTTTTACAACTCCTAGTGAAAATAGTGTCTACTAATAAAGAATGTCaggtatttttttaaatgaaacgAGGGAGAAATAGAAAGCACATTTCATTCCATCATATCAATAATgacatttatatttaaaattcaaCCCATTTTATGATTATGTCATGGTAAATATATGTATACTCTTGATATGTATAAACATGATATCCTTTTTAGTTTTgctattaaatttaaattgtgCCAAGAAATACATGAATTTTTGGACTTTGGCAACTACAACAAGATTCACATTATCGACCAATGAAAAAAAAGGGGGGAGATATTTATGTGGGTGGAGTACGAATTGTTTGTGATGTGATGTCCACACAATTTAATAAGTTGCACTATAGTATTTTCAACTGAtagaaaatatgaataaaacaaccaaaactaatatattcaaataaaacaattattgcaaaaactgaaaattatTTTCAGGCCTTAAATAACTCATACACATTAATTTCATTAGATCATTCAAACTCCAGAGTATAATTATTGCTTCAGAGCATCCATAATGATGTTGCCATCGTCCGCCCGATCTCACAATTTCGTCCTCTTCCGAGATCGCCGCCCATTGCAGGCGGACGATCGACCGTCCGCCCGAGTGAGACAACCGAAAGTTCGGTTGTCTTGCTCGGTCGCCTGACGCgtcggacgatgcatcgggcgcccATTGCAAGGCATCGGACGACGACGCCCGAAGACGAGCGAAGCGTTttccttttatatatatatattttttattttctatcaaTAAATGTACCTCAttttcactcatttctcacaAACTCTCACACATCTCTTACCTCTCACACAACATCTCCTAATCAAACATCTCTCTCTTTCACTCACTCTTCCAAAATGTTTCCCGGTAAGTATTTCcgttgtaactttttttaaaaaaaattaagtaataTATGTTTTGCTAGTTCTTACATTTAATATCTAATTTTgctatttataatgtgtgtaaacataaaaaacaatattaaaaattaaatgaaaatagatAATTGATACAGCGGATACTAGGGCGAAACAACAGCAGAAAGAAGGGTCGGACTAAGAAAAGCTGATGTGGCAACCACTAGTCCGCCCACTAGAGCGACCATTATGGATGCTCTCTTAACATAATTCTTTTATACAGAGTAACTATAAtttacaaattaatttaatcagATAACTAAAACTCGAAGCTGAAAATAGTTTTTCTAATTAACAACGGTGTATACTATAAGGTTGAGAGCACTGCGATTAGAGTATCACCGGCCAATTTAATTAGCCTTAAGTTTAATCCCCACATATAgcaacaaaaggaaaaaaaaaagaatatgtaaaataagaaattattaaaatagaaatgaatATGGACGTAATAAATAAGTATACACGTGTACAGCGGGAACCGATCCAAATCCAATCTTAATCGGGACTGACGGAGGTGGGTGGCTTGCCTGGTCACGCACTTTTATGGTATGTTATCTTCACCACTGGAAAGACAACTCTACCCCTTCCTTTTGTTTTGGACCCACCCACCATTATTATGTaatcttggatttaattatatcACAAGAGGCCCCGGCCCATGGATGTTTTAGAGTACATTATTTAACATACATATAAAGACTTAAAGATGACTTGAATGATTGAGTTGAATTTGGGACTTACAAAATTATGATACgacatatatgtatatataatatagaaTCAAGCTATTCAATAATCCATTAAAACAACATCAAATTACATATGGAGAACGGATCCAATAAATAACCGATTGCAAGAAAGAGACTTAGATCTAACTTTGTAATTTGGGTTACGCCTTCGACTAATTTGGGAAATTACTTAGATGGGCTACAACCAGTGGCGGATGCCGTGGAGGAggtgaggggcttaagcccctcccaaaccattttttttaataaatttctattgcaatttttttttaaaaattccgAACCTGTAGTCAGCCTTCGCCAAGTTAATAGCTTTGATGTCTAAATTATTAGAGGTTTAATGGAAATGAGGggctgaaaattaaaattacaaataaaaacttCCCAACAATGGAGTTGAGAAGAGGAAGACGATGAATAGGAAGAGCCATTAAacttaaatgaataaaataataaaagcaGAAAAAGTACTGCCCTATTCCCTATTTAAACGACACTAACTTACAAATAacttaaatgaataaaataataaaagtagaaAAAGTACTGCCCTATTCCCTATTTGACGACAGGTGTTAGGTTTCATGGcagatatattaattaaaaaattaaaaggatTTGTCTTTATCTAGCCCTACCCCATTCACAGTTTTCCAAACggcggaacaaaaaaaaaacgaaacttCTCCCACAAATTCCAAAAAAGAATTACTTGTCTTCTTCACAACTTTAATTGGTAGAGTAAGgccattttttccttttcttttatcataGTTTACACAATCACAATGTGTTAGATACTTTAgattcataatttttatttacatagtattttttgatttattgaactAATTTGCTAAATTGCTAATACAAAAGATGGAACGTTACTTTAAAAAATGCAAGGTGGCggttcttcatcttcttcaagtgctagaattgttgaatcagtAGAAAATCAGTCTGCAATAGAAGTTGAATTGGATTGGAATGATATTGATGATGATCCAGGAAAACGAAAGTCAATAGAGGCTTTTGATGTTGCTATTCGGGATAGAgtacggagagagtatttgGTTAAAGGTCCTTGCCAACCAATTGGGAATACATATCCGAAAAAGAAATATGGTATTCAAGAAAGAAGATTTCAAGATGCTTGGTTTACAAAATTTCCATGGTTAGAGTATAGTGAATCAAAAAATGCAGTCTTTTGCTTTTGGTGCTATCTTTTCAAGCAATCAGATAAATGAGGTCGATATGCAGAAGATGCTTTTACAAAGACAGGCTTTAACAATTGGAAAAATGCACTAGAAAAATTCAATCAACATGTTGGGGCTGCAAATAGTTGTCACAATAATGCTCGAATTCAGTTTGAAGCTTTTCAAGATCAAAGGCACAGTGTGGCAAATGTATTTCGAGCAAATACTCGTAAGGCGGAGGTTGCATATCGTGTTCGGTTGACTGCTTCATTGGATGTGACTCGTTTTCTTTTAAAACACGTGGATACGATTAATCAAGTAGTTCTTCAAATCTAGGTAATTTTCTTGAGTTGCTTCAATGGCTTGGTCAACATAATATCGATGTTTCCAAAGTGTTGGGTACAAATGCTCCTGCTAATAATCAGATGACTTCTCCACGAATTCAAAAGGAATTAGCAAATGCTTGTGCTTCAGAAGTCACACTTGCCAAGTCAAAGATATTGGGGATAGAGTTTTCACTATCTTGGTTGATGAGGCTCGAGATGTTTCATTGAAGGAACAAATGGGTGTTGTTTTAAGATACGTGAATAGTAAAGGATATGTGACTGAGCGATTTCTTGGGATTGTACATGTAACTGGCACTTGTTCTCGTTATGCTTTATTATCGAAGCATAATTTATCTCTATCCAGAGTGAGAGGTTAAGGATACGATGGAGCTTCAAATATGCGAGGTGAGTTCAATGGATTGAAATCTCTAATATTGCAAGAAAATCCTTATGCCATGTACATCCATTGTTTCTCTCACCAACTCCAATTAATAATTGTTGCTATTACTAAGGGTGTTAGAGTTGTGAAGGATTCTTTTAACTATATCTCTATGATTGTGAATATGGTTAGGGCATCTTGTAAGAGAAAGGATCAACTTAGGAAGTTGCAACATGAAAGATTAGTTGCACAACTTAATGATGAAGAAGTGACTAGTGGAAGAGgtcaaaatcaagaaactacTTTGGTAAGACCAGGAGACACTCGTTGGGGCTCACATTACTCTACATTGCTTCGTTTATGCTCTATGTGGCCTGTGGTTGAGAAAGTGTTGGAAATTGTTAAAGATGATGCCACTATCCTTGATAATAGAAGTACTACTGAAGGCTTTATCGAAAGGATGGATAATTAtgagtttgtttttactttgcaCTTGCTGAAACACTTACTAGGAACTACAAATGAATTGTCTCATGCCCTACAACGGAAAGATCAAAACATTATACAGGCTATATCATTGATCCAAAGTGTGAAACATCAATTATAAAGTTTTAGGGAGGATGGATGGGAAGCCATGTTAGatcaaacaaataaattttaTGAGTTGCACAATATTTCACAAGTTAATATGGAGGACATCATACCATGCCTTGGTCGAAAAAAGCATGGAGCAGAGTTGATCACAAACTTACATCATTATCGGGTAGAGATTTTTTATCAGGTAATCTAATAttgttattcatatttttatcgaTATATTTACTTGTCATTAACTTATTGTGGTTGCAATGTTAAGGTGGTTGATTTAATTATACAAGAGATGAATAATCGGTTTTCTGAAGCTAGCACCGACTTGCTAAAATGCATAGCGTGTCTTGATCCAAGAAATTCTTTCTCTGAATTCAATGAGCATCAAGTCATTCATATTGCTAATTTATATCCCGAGGACTTCTCTGCGAGCGAATGTTTGCATCTTCCACGGCAAGTTAGTAATTTTATTGCTAATGTGCGGTGTGATTCTCAATTTGTTGCGCTTAGTGATTTGGGAAGTTTTGCTATGAAAATGGTCAAAACTAAGAAGCATTTAGTTTTTCCATTGGTCTATCGGATTATTGAGTTGGCCTTGGTTTTACCTGTTGTTACTGCTTCTGTTG
It contains:
- the LOC121772760 gene encoding uncharacterized protein LOC121772760, translated to MEIENVHCFAHQLQLTIVAVAKKHKIVESFYNSISRLCNTVGGSCKRRDILREKQRENIIKEIASDEISTGRGLNQEMSLKRPGDTRWSSHYGTLVNLIHLYSSIVDVLEYVEENGHDDSIRAEADDVLEIINSFEFVFVLHLMKQILGITHELSQVLQKKDQDIVNDMNLVKVAKSRLQIMREKDWDVLLADVSKFCSKYELDVLDMEDEFVARKKGRRRAEKMKNLHYYRVELFCSVIDLQAQELNQRFDEVNTDLVLCMSCFDPRDLFSAFDLEKLLRLARYYPSEFSEVALSELKSQLENFIFDVRIDEKFSQISGISGLAQKMVSTRKHEVFPMVYSLVKLSLILPVATASVERAFSAMKIIKTSLPVSEDEE
- the LOC121787205 gene encoding glucan endo-1,3-beta-glucosidase 14-like; protein product: MAIPLLLLLLFLIFSDSLTKSESLGVGINYGQIANNLPSPSRVASLLRSVNITKVKLYDADPIVLSAFANSGVEFVIGLGNEYLQKMTDPIQAQSWIQQHVQPYISQTKITCITVGNEVLMGNDTQLKSYLLPAMQTVSAALRTLGLTKDIYVTTAHSFNILANSFPPSASAFRPDLAEYMQGILAFHKQTNSPFLINVYPFFAYKDSNGQVLLDYALFQPNPGTIDPNTNLHYDNMLYAQIDAVYAAIKALGHTDIQVKVSETGWPSKGDPNEFGATPENARLYNGNLLSRIEQRQGTPAKPQVAIDVFFFALFNENMKPGPVSERNYGLYYPDGSPVYNIGLQGIVPRMDYSASAKNVGMLSSGILSLLIVTICLL